A window of the Cannabis sativa cultivar Pink pepper isolate KNU-18-1 chromosome X, ASM2916894v1, whole genome shotgun sequence genome harbors these coding sequences:
- the LOC115710763 gene encoding ras-related protein RABH1b, which yields MAPVSALAKYKLVFLGDQSVGKTSIITRFMYDKFDNTYQATIGIDFLSKTMYLEDRTVRLQLWDTAGQERFRSLIPSYIRDSSVAVIVYDVASRQSFLNTAKWVEEVRTERGSDVIIVLVGNKTDLVEKRQVSIEEGEAKSSELNVMFIETSAKAGFNIKALFRKIAAALPGMETLSSTKQEDMVDVNLKPSNANTLQSQQQSGGCAC from the exons ATGGCCCCGGTATCGGCTCTAGCTAAGTACAAGCTCGTCTTCTTGGGAGATCAGTCTGTCGGTAAAACCAGTATCATCACCCGCTTCATGTATGACAAGTTCGACAACACCTATCag GCTACTATTGGTATCGATTTTTTGTCAAAGACAATGTATCTTGAAGACCGCACTGTTCGATTGCAACTCTG GGATACTGCTGGACAGGAAAGATTTAGGAGTCTCATTCCAAGCTATATCAGGGATTCCTCTGTAGCTGTCATTGTATATGATGTTGCAA GCAGGCAATCATTTCTAAATACTGCCAAGTGGGTCGAGGAGGTTCGTACTGAACGAGGGAGTGATGTTATCATTGTACTTGTTGGAAACAAAACGGATCTTGTAGAGAAAAG GCAAGTTTCAATAGAGGAAGGAGAAGCCAAATCGAGTGAACTCAATGTTATGTTTATTGAAACTAGTGCCAAGGCTGGTTTTAACATCAag GCATTATTCCGTAAGATTGCTGCTGCCTTACCAGGGATGGAAACACTCTCCTCAACGAAACAAGAGGACATGGTCGACGTCAATCTCAAGCCTTCCAATGCAAATACATTGCAATCTCAACAACAGTCAGGCGGATGTGCTTGTTGA